A stretch of Campylobacter showae DNA encodes these proteins:
- a CDS encoding DedA family protein — protein sequence MEEFFIKLLIEYGYIILFVWCIMEGEMALIMAGILSHQTHMHIAPAIFVAGLGGFVGDQIYFYLGRYNKKYIAKKLHTQRRKFAIAHIMLKKYGWPIIFIQRYMYGFRVIIPLTIGLTGYSAKKYALINLISAWCWAAITIIPAWILGEHILDILHKAKEHWYVAVPVVALFLGILLYGFRRIENKILNERKHRSAVSNNK from the coding sequence ATGGAAGAATTTTTCATAAAACTGCTCATCGAGTACGGCTACATCATACTTTTCGTCTGGTGCATAATGGAAGGCGAAATGGCGCTCATAATGGCGGGAATCCTCTCTCATCAAACGCATATGCATATCGCGCCGGCCATCTTCGTAGCAGGTCTGGGCGGCTTTGTCGGGGATCAAATTTACTTTTATCTAGGCCGCTACAACAAAAAATATATCGCTAAAAAACTTCACACTCAGCGCCGTAAATTCGCCATCGCGCACATAATGCTGAAGAAATACGGCTGGCCGATCATTTTTATTCAGCGCTATATGTACGGCTTTCGCGTCATCATACCGTTGACCATCGGCTTAACCGGATACAGCGCGAAAAAATACGCGCTCATCAATCTAATAAGCGCGTGGTGCTGGGCTGCGATAACGATAATCCCCGCATGGATCCTCGGCGAGCACATACTTGACATACTGCACAAAGCAAAAGAGCACTGGTACGTCGCCGTGCCGGTAGTGGCGCTATTTTTGGGCATTTTGCTCTACGGCTTTAGGCGCATAGAAAATAAAATTTTAAACGAAAGGAAACACAGAAGTGCGGTTTCAAATAACAAATAA
- the apt gene encoding adenine phosphoribosyltransferase — MKELDKAGKEFLLNSIRCINDFPKPGIVFRDITTLLNNKEAFNFLIDHLAARYENASIDFIAGIESRGFIFAAALAARLRLPFVPIRKPKKLPYITISQKYSLEYGVDEVQIHIDAFGEKAGAKVLLIDDLIATGGTAKASVELINQTNAVCVEACFLIDLKDLGGSKNLRPLTKIYSILEI, encoded by the coding sequence ATGAAAGAACTAGACAAAGCGGGGAAGGAGTTTTTATTAAATTCTATCCGCTGCATAAACGATTTTCCAAAACCCGGCATAGTATTTCGCGACATCACGACGCTGCTAAACAACAAAGAGGCGTTTAATTTTCTCATCGACCACCTTGCGGCTCGCTACGAGAACGCCAGTATCGACTTTATCGCCGGCATCGAGTCGCGCGGATTTATATTCGCAGCGGCTTTGGCGGCTAGACTACGGCTGCCTTTCGTGCCGATTAGAAAGCCTAAAAAACTACCCTACATCACGATTTCTCAAAAATATAGCCTAGAGTACGGCGTGGACGAGGTGCAAATCCACATCGACGCATTTGGCGAAAAAGCGGGCGCAAAGGTGCTTTTAATCGACGATCTAATCGCTACGGGAGGCACGGCCAAGGCTAGCGTCGAGCTAATCAATCAAACAAACGCCGTTTGCGTAGAGGCCTGCTTTTTGATCGATTTAAAGGATCTGGGCGGTAGCAAAAATTTACGCCCTCTAACCAAAATTTACAGCATACTAGAGATCTGA
- a CDS encoding membrane protein, whose amino-acid sequence MTDWLVLTVLICVCIYLTVMVFYFKTLLKKERATRDFMKNNLQDTEVVIRKLQVQLQRGLGNIDILTDELNKVKNDANALRTRNSQYRLENDKLRQRIRELEGKIEALL is encoded by the coding sequence ATGACTGATTGGCTCGTACTTACCGTTTTGATCTGCGTTTGTATCTACCTCACCGTTATGGTGTTTTACTTTAAGACCTTGCTTAAAAAAGAGCGTGCGACGCGCGATTTTATGAAAAATAATCTCCAAGATACCGAAGTCGTCATCCGCAAGCTGCAAGTCCAGCTACAGCGCGGCCTGGGCAATATCGACATCCTTACTGACGAGCTAAATAAGGTCAAAAACGACGCCAACGCCCTTCGCACCAGAAACTCGCAGTACCGCCTGGAAAACGACAAACTCCGCCAGCGCATCCGCGAGCTAGAGGGCAAAATCGAAGCGCTACTATAA
- the rpiB gene encoding ribose 5-phosphate isomerase B, whose protein sequence is MKIDKIFIASDHAGFDLKAQICRLLKNEGFDVCDLGTHSKDSVDYPDFAELMAQNLRGDNEYGVLICGTGIGISIAANRHSHVRCALCHDVTTAKLAREHNDANVLAMGARTIGDAVAADMIKAFFATEFAGGRHERRVKKLGGEK, encoded by the coding sequence ATGAAAATAGACAAAATTTTTATCGCTAGCGACCACGCGGGCTTTGATCTTAAGGCGCAAATTTGCAGGCTTTTAAAAAACGAAGGTTTTGACGTATGCGATCTAGGAACGCATAGCAAAGATAGCGTTGATTATCCAGATTTTGCCGAGCTTATGGCACAAAATTTACGCGGCGATAACGAATACGGCGTGCTAATCTGCGGTACGGGTATCGGCATCAGTATCGCGGCCAACCGCCATTCGCACGTTCGTTGCGCGCTTTGTCACGACGTCACCACGGCAAAACTAGCGCGCGAGCATAACGACGCAAACGTACTAGCCATGGGCGCTAGAACGATCGGCGACGCGGTCGCGGCAGATATGATAAAGGCCTTTTTCGCTACCGAATTTGCCGGCGGCAGACACGAAAGGCGCGTGAAAAAACTAGGAGGCGAGAAATGA
- a CDS encoding site-2 protease family protein has protein sequence MNLDSIDFVQVAILVAVLVISVVGHEIAHGYAAFKFGDLTAKNLGRLSINPIKHVDPLGTIVVPALMYLSTGVTFGWAKPVPINLRTVLYNGGYKAAIIVALAGIAYNLALFALAFCAFKLIGFEGFFDGAVAEFVFMLAAVNLVLALFNLYPIPPLDGSKALEYLLRIFGLHGSANWLNSMQRYGFIALVIIVVSPLKDYFFEPIRYAVAIMRMFL, from the coding sequence ATGAACCTTGACAGCATCGACTTCGTGCAGGTTGCGATCCTAGTCGCAGTGCTCGTTATCTCCGTCGTCGGACACGAGATCGCGCACGGATACGCGGCGTTTAAATTTGGCGACCTAACGGCTAAAAATTTGGGGCGGCTCAGTATAAATCCCATAAAACACGTCGATCCGCTAGGCACTATCGTCGTGCCGGCACTCATGTATCTTAGCACCGGAGTGACGTTTGGCTGGGCTAAACCCGTACCCATAAATTTACGCACGGTGCTTTATAACGGCGGCTATAAGGCCGCTATCATCGTCGCGCTTGCGGGTATCGCATACAACCTCGCTCTTTTTGCGCTAGCTTTCTGTGCATTTAAATTGATCGGCTTTGAAGGCTTTTTTGACGGTGCGGTAGCGGAGTTTGTTTTTATGCTTGCAGCCGTAAATTTAGTCCTAGCCCTCTTTAACCTCTACCCTATCCCGCCTCTTGACGGCTCAAAGGCGCTTGAGTATCTTTTACGCATTTTTGGGCTTCACGGCTCGGCAAACTGGCTAAATAGCATGCAAAGATACGGCTTTATCGCGTTAGTCATCATCGTGGTCTCGCCGCTAAAGGATTATTTTTTCGAGCCGATACGATATGCCGTGGCGATCATGAGGATGTTTTTGTAA
- the lepB gene encoding signal peptidase I: MKKTFNKFLDFSNSWTGTVIIVLLVIFFVAQAFVIPSGSMKDTLLVGDHLFVKKFSYGISTPRIPWIEVKVLPDFNGNGHLIEGAKPERGDIVVFRYPHDEKIHYVKRNFAVGGDEVIFTEKALFLHPHEGEEFIKANFDEKDIVKFGGKLFVREPYKFGGIHYDEKVNLFELAVNYLNANKFAMQPVIVNELPSVGNYPFNAFYFQVPEGEFFMIGDNRDHSNDSRFWGPVAYKNIVGKPWFVYFSWDDEYKIRWNRVGKSVDFIQNSPELLDAARAEAKNDGNKIE, translated from the coding sequence TTGAAAAAAACGTTTAATAAATTTTTGGATTTTTCAAACAGCTGGACGGGCACGGTCATCATCGTCTTGCTCGTGATTTTCTTTGTCGCGCAGGCTTTCGTGATACCCTCAGGTTCAATGAAGGATACTCTTTTAGTCGGCGATCATCTTTTTGTTAAAAAATTTAGCTACGGCATCTCGACTCCGCGCATTCCGTGGATCGAGGTCAAGGTTTTGCCCGATTTTAACGGCAACGGCCACCTCATCGAGGGAGCAAAGCCCGAGCGCGGCGATATCGTGGTTTTTCGCTATCCGCACGATGAAAAGATCCACTACGTCAAGCGAAATTTTGCAGTCGGCGGCGATGAAGTGATTTTCACCGAAAAGGCGTTATTTTTACACCCGCACGAGGGCGAGGAGTTTATAAAGGCAAATTTTGATGAAAAAGATATAGTAAAATTTGGCGGCAAGCTTTTCGTACGCGAGCCATATAAATTCGGTGGCATACACTACGACGAGAAGGTAAATTTATTTGAACTAGCCGTAAACTACTTAAACGCAAACAAATTCGCCATGCAACCCGTTATCGTAAACGAGCTGCCAAGCGTGGGCAACTATCCGTTTAACGCATTTTATTTTCAGGTTCCAGAGGGCGAGTTTTTCATGATCGGCGATAACCGCGATCACTCGAACGACAGCCGCTTTTGGGGGCCCGTGGCCTATAAAAACATAGTCGGCAAGCCCTGGTTTGTATACTTTAGCTGGGACGACGAATACAAAATCAGATGGAACAGAGTCGGTAAGAGCGTGGACTTTATACAAAATTCGCCTGAGCTACTAGACGCCGCCAGAGCCGAAGCTAAAAACGACGGAAACAAGATCGAATGA
- the folD gene encoding bifunctional methylenetetrahydrofolate dehydrogenase/methenyltetrahydrofolate cyclohydrolase FolD, with amino-acid sequence MTILDGKNVSAQVKERVKNEALNLKNQGIEPALAVILVGEDKASQTYVAAKEKACIACEIKSVMHRLPESTTQSELIALIDVLNLDDGIDGILVQLPLPKHIDTNKILETISPAKDVDGFAAINVGKLASGLDGFVPCTPLGIMEIFKAYDINLEGKNAVVIGRSNIVGKPMANLLLNANATVTVTHSKTQNLKEICADADILVAAIGRADFVTADMVKDGAVVIDVGINRMDDGKLKGDVKFDEVAPKCSFITPVPGGVGPMTIAMLLSNTIKSAKNRAKKV; translated from the coding sequence ATGACGATATTAGACGGCAAAAACGTAAGCGCGCAGGTAAAGGAAAGAGTAAAAAACGAAGCGTTAAATTTGAAAAATCAAGGCATAGAGCCGGCGCTTGCAGTGATACTGGTCGGCGAGGATAAAGCCAGCCAAACCTACGTCGCGGCAAAAGAAAAAGCCTGCATAGCCTGCGAGATAAAAAGCGTGATGCACCGATTGCCCGAGTCTACGACGCAAAGCGAGCTAATCGCGCTAATAGACGTGCTAAATTTAGACGACGGCATCGACGGCATCCTAGTACAGCTGCCGCTACCAAAGCATATAGATACGAATAAAATTTTAGAAACCATTAGCCCCGCAAAAGACGTGGACGGCTTTGCCGCGATAAATGTCGGCAAACTAGCTAGCGGGCTTGACGGGTTTGTGCCGTGCACGCCGCTAGGCATAATGGAAATTTTTAAAGCCTACGATATAAATTTAGAGGGCAAAAACGCCGTCGTGATCGGACGCAGCAACATCGTGGGCAAACCGATGGCAAATCTGCTGCTAAACGCCAACGCGACCGTAACCGTGACGCATAGCAAAACGCAAAATTTAAAAGAAATTTGTGCAGACGCCGACATCCTAGTAGCCGCTATCGGCAGGGCTGATTTCGTAACGGCCGATATGGTAAAAGACGGAGCCGTCGTAATCGACGTAGGCATAAACCGCATGGACGACGGCAAGCTAAAAGGCGACGTCAAATTTGACGAAGTAGCGCCAAAATGCTCCTTTATAACGCCCGTTCCCGGAGGCGTAGGCCCGATGACTATCGCGATGCTGCTCTCAAACACCATAAAATCAGCCAAAAACCGCGCGAAAAAGGTATAA
- a CDS encoding c-type cytochrome, with protein sequence MKIWLIFWLLCGAAFASDFITKNEYAKMLYQNPRGIGCDKCHGKGGEGSLISKYRHFDKKTKQVIDDELRAPRINNLDFETFKEGVLSAKSVMPSYFLTDEEINLLYEYVINFNKDKK encoded by the coding sequence ATGAAAATTTGGCTGATTTTTTGGTTGCTTTGTGGCGCGGCGTTTGCGAGCGATTTTATCACGAAAAACGAATACGCGAAGATGCTCTATCAAAACCCGCGCGGCATCGGCTGCGACAAGTGTCACGGCAAGGGCGGCGAAGGCTCGCTCATATCAAAATATAGACATTTCGATAAAAAAACCAAGCAGGTCATCGACGACGAGCTAAGAGCGCCCAGGATAAACAATCTTGATTTTGAGACGTTTAAAGAGGGTGTACTAAGCGCAAAAAGCGTGATGCCTAGCTACTTTCTAACCGACGAAGAGATAAATTTGCTTTACGAATACGTTATAAATTTCAACAAGGATAAAAAATGA
- the hemL gene encoding glutamate-1-semialdehyde 2,1-aminomutase, whose product MTNKEAFGLAKKYIPGGVDSPVRAFGSVGGEPFVVDRGEGAYLVDIEGNRYLDFIQSWGPLIFGHCDPDIESAVIATAKKGLSFGAPSNLETKLAKLICDEFKNVEKVRFVSSGTEATMSAIRVARGFSGKDGLIKFEGCYHGHSDALLVKAGSGATTYGNASSGGVPADVVKNTYLARYNDIESVRAIFEANPGKIGALIIEPIAGNMGLVPADNEFLSELRRLCDENGAVLIFDEVMSGFRASRHGSFEFNGIEADLVTFGKVIGGGCPAAAFGGKAAIMDCLSPEGAVYQAGTLSGNPVAMAAGIASLSKIFADHDLYDRLNKLAVLFAHGLKSVATKHGIALQTTVRGSMFGFFFTASEVKNYDDALKSDVKLYAKFHAKMLEKGVYLAPSQFETGFICDAMSEEDIKFAIKSADESFAEIVAQDASENEEMREVKARIADLEERLKEARKEREAIQERMKNSWGFA is encoded by the coding sequence ATGACAAACAAAGAAGCTTTCGGGCTGGCTAAAAAATATATCCCGGGCGGCGTGGATTCGCCCGTTCGCGCGTTTGGCAGCGTAGGCGGCGAGCCGTTTGTGGTGGACCGCGGCGAGGGCGCGTATCTAGTCGATATCGAGGGAAACCGCTATCTAGACTTCATTCAGAGCTGGGGACCGCTCATTTTCGGACACTGCGACCCTGATATCGAGAGTGCGGTGATAGCGACTGCCAAAAAAGGACTAAGCTTTGGCGCTCCGTCAAATTTGGAAACAAAGCTTGCTAAACTAATCTGCGACGAGTTTAAAAACGTAGAAAAGGTACGTTTTGTTAGCTCGGGCACGGAGGCCACGATGAGCGCGATACGCGTGGCGCGCGGCTTTAGCGGCAAGGACGGACTGATAAAATTTGAAGGCTGCTACCACGGGCACAGCGACGCGCTTTTGGTAAAGGCAGGTAGCGGCGCGACCACCTACGGCAATGCTTCCAGCGGCGGAGTACCGGCGGACGTGGTGAAAAACACGTATCTAGCGCGCTATAACGATATAGAAAGCGTGCGAGCGATATTTGAGGCAAATCCGGGCAAAATCGGCGCGCTAATCATCGAGCCGATCGCGGGAAATATGGGGCTCGTGCCTGCAGATAACGAGTTTTTGAGCGAGCTTAGACGCCTTTGCGACGAAAACGGCGCGGTGCTGATATTTGATGAGGTTATGAGCGGATTTCGCGCGAGTAGGCACGGATCGTTTGAATTTAACGGCATCGAGGCCGATCTCGTGACCTTTGGTAAGGTTATCGGCGGAGGCTGCCCGGCGGCGGCGTTTGGCGGAAAGGCTGCGATCATGGACTGTCTAAGCCCAGAAGGCGCGGTGTATCAGGCAGGTACGCTAAGCGGTAATCCCGTAGCTATGGCCGCCGGCATCGCAAGCCTGAGTAAAATTTTCGCCGATCATGATCTTTACGACCGTCTAAACAAGCTAGCCGTACTGTTCGCTCATGGGCTAAAAAGCGTCGCCACGAAGCACGGCATCGCACTGCAAACGACGGTGCGAGGCTCGATGTTTGGCTTTTTCTTTACCGCAAGCGAGGTTAAAAACTATGACGATGCGTTAAAAAGCGACGTCAAACTTTACGCCAAATTTCACGCCAAAATGCTTGAAAAAGGCGTTTATCTAGCGCCTAGCCAGTTTGAGACGGGCTTTATCTGCGACGCGATGAGCGAAGAGGATATTAAATTTGCGATTAAGTCCGCAGACGAGAGCTTTGCGGAGATAGTCGCGCAAGACGCGAGCGAGAACGAGGAGATGCGCGAGGTAAAAGCAAGGATCGCCGATCTAGAAGAGCGTCTAAAAGAGGCCAGAAAAGAGCGCGAAGCGATACAAGAACGCATGAAAAACAGCTGGGGATTTGCCTAA
- a CDS encoding AtpZ/AtpI family protein produces the protein MAKINLGDVVKGAEQLSLGVSIVVALAIGAGFGYWMMKETGWTWTLFAGIAVGIAAAGLNIKKAYDAQIKSLDELKDKGKFKPAKDDDEDDE, from the coding sequence ATGGCGAAGATAAATTTAGGCGACGTCGTAAAGGGAGCCGAGCAGCTAAGTCTGGGCGTTTCTATCGTCGTCGCGCTTGCTATCGGGGCTGGGTTTGGCTACTGGATGATGAAGGAAACCGGCTGGACGTGGACGCTGTTTGCGGGCATCGCAGTCGGTATCGCCGCAGCCGGCCTAAACATCAAAAAGGCCTACGATGCGCAGATAAAAAGTCTCGACGAACTAAAAGATAAAGGTAAATTTAAACCCGCGAAAGACGATGACGAGGACGATGAGTGA
- a CDS encoding MFS transporter, with protein sequence MRNSSIITIRSMFALFVGMAFLFVGNGLIISSAGVELKKMGADELETGFVIAVFFVGAMAATIFSHKIVSKVGHIRSFGIFASLFGIAAMFHDLSQNLYFWAFLRGCLGFCYYSILMIIESWLNARARNEVRSRVLAFYEITFYVCFGLGILVLSLNLSTSHVLLLSAAFILFSSIPLNLIRIKEPPIPEKKSVSIPKVFALVPLALITSIVAGILINGFFAMASVYILLQGYGAREVSFFMTVAMAGGFIAHSLIGGFSDKFGRRPAIMCCAGVSLCAAICFLALKPSIYAQYVLSFFLGSGAFCLYALSLARANDVLKHKNQGIEVGRAVLFSYSFGSLLSSVIMGASMQILGFDGFMWVYVALLAFLIAFCLTQKTVPLESRSDFEHSPGTMANS encoded by the coding sequence ATGAGAAATAGCTCGATAATAACGATCAGATCGATGTTTGCACTATTTGTGGGGATGGCGTTTTTGTTTGTGGGAAACGGCCTCATCATCAGCTCTGCGGGCGTCGAGCTAAAAAAAATGGGCGCGGACGAGCTAGAGACGGGATTTGTCATCGCAGTATTTTTCGTTGGAGCTATGGCGGCTACGATATTTTCGCACAAAATCGTCTCAAAAGTCGGCCACATCAGGAGCTTTGGGATATTTGCGTCGCTTTTTGGTATCGCGGCTATGTTTCACGACCTTAGCCAAAATCTCTACTTTTGGGCGTTTTTGCGCGGGTGTTTGGGATTTTGCTACTACTCGATTTTAATGATAATCGAAAGCTGGCTCAACGCGCGCGCTAGAAACGAAGTGCGCTCGCGAGTACTGGCATTTTACGAGATCACGTTTTACGTATGTTTTGGGCTGGGTATCCTCGTGCTATCGCTAAATTTATCCACTTCGCACGTGCTTTTGCTTAGCGCGGCGTTTATTTTGTTTTCGAGTATTCCTTTAAATTTAATCCGCATCAAAGAGCCGCCGATCCCCGAAAAAAAGAGCGTCTCGATCCCGAAGGTCTTTGCGCTCGTGCCTTTGGCGCTCATTACCAGCATCGTAGCGGGCATCCTCATAAACGGCTTTTTTGCGATGGCTAGCGTTTATATCCTGCTGCAAGGATACGGCGCGAGGGAGGTTTCGTTTTTTATGACCGTCGCGATGGCGGGCGGCTTTATCGCCCACTCTCTCATAGGCGGCTTTTCGGATAAATTCGGTCGCCGTCCTGCGATAATGTGCTGCGCGGGCGTGTCGCTGTGTGCGGCTATTTGTTTTTTGGCGCTTAAGCCCTCTATCTACGCGCAGTACGTTTTGTCGTTTTTTTTGGGTTCTGGCGCTTTTTGCCTCTACGCGTTATCGCTTGCTCGCGCCAACGACGTTTTAAAACACAAAAATCAAGGCATCGAAGTAGGGCGCGCCGTACTTTTTAGCTACTCTTTCGGCTCGCTTCTTTCGTCCGTGATAATGGGCGCTAGCATGCAAATTTTAGGCTTTGACGGCTTTATGTGGGTTTACGTGGCGTTGCTTGCGTTTCTTATCGCGTTTTGCCTCACGCAAAAGACCGTTCCGCTTGAAAGCAGAAGCGACTTTGAGCACAGCCCCGGCACGATGGCAAATAGCTAA
- a CDS encoding flagellar hook-length control protein FliK, which translates to MESVSNSVSSQIATQAAVGGALPKTGGVGGANAGQTGQAGETKNLFKNQPAPSQNLDSEAADNAVKDLDKLVNKLLNELKSSPTQAKELAAQAKNLQLSPNLAKDMKSLVALAENEPDLKEFALKLKEFLKPVADLKSAPLNEQIKNSGIMLEANLKEALNGKFNLPSAINKLFGDIKNLSNQQLLEQISALAKDDSLSTNESFVRLDQILQNAKTAAKDTLASSPFKQLFEIADKLENAAKFMDKQANAMSSSGLSLNEKTLNAELNKISQLLANTGEKMQNLNSEKLSQNRGFALNFAELKSAIKDLTDELSALAASQDKFNDFAQKIIQDGAEGNESATLQDKLQNAARKLNFALQIADKAGFEAKNNLDEVGKLIKQQNIARAELGAVTPKSAEETAKVLQNDVKSALLNMQSKSPDASPVKDAASKLLAQIEMHQLASAVAGGMQTYLPYVWEGVEGGNIRFKQGKKQKHYAQIDLNFQNFGQINIMVALSENKYIDLAIATQKEEFKELILSGAKELKKAIGEQGLIVSNFSLKTMPKLRLSGVYGGLDRLDMGFDKKA; encoded by the coding sequence ATGGAATCAGTAAGCAACTCAGTAAGCTCGCAAATCGCGACCCAGGCCGCAGTCGGCGGCGCGCTACCCAAAACCGGCGGCGTAGGCGGCGCAAACGCCGGACAAACGGGGCAAGCAGGCGAAACTAAAAATCTTTTTAAAAATCAGCCAGCACCCTCGCAAAATTTGGACTCCGAGGCCGCGGATAATGCCGTAAAGGATCTAGATAAGCTCGTAAATAAGCTTTTAAACGAGCTAAAATCAAGCCCGACGCAGGCCAAAGAGCTAGCCGCGCAGGCGAAAAATCTGCAGCTCTCTCCAAATCTCGCAAAAGATATGAAAAGCCTCGTCGCACTTGCCGAAAACGAGCCTGATCTAAAGGAATTCGCGCTTAAACTAAAGGAGTTTTTAAAGCCCGTCGCCGATCTAAAAAGCGCTCCGCTAAACGAGCAGATAAAAAACTCGGGCATCATGCTGGAGGCAAATTTAAAAGAGGCGCTAAACGGCAAATTTAATCTACCCAGTGCGATAAATAAGCTGTTTGGCGATATAAAAAATCTCTCAAATCAGCAGCTTTTGGAGCAAATTTCAGCCTTAGCTAAGGATGACAGCCTAAGCACGAACGAGAGCTTTGTGAGGCTTGATCAAATTTTACAAAACGCTAAAACCGCGGCCAAAGATACGCTAGCGAGCTCGCCTTTTAAACAGCTTTTTGAGATCGCTGATAAGCTCGAAAACGCGGCTAAATTTATGGATAAACAGGCAAATGCGATGAGTAGCAGCGGACTAAGCCTAAACGAAAAAACGCTAAACGCCGAGCTAAATAAAATCTCGCAGCTGCTGGCAAACACGGGCGAAAAAATGCAAAATTTAAACAGCGAAAAGCTAAGTCAAAACAGGGGCTTTGCTTTAAATTTCGCCGAGCTAAAAAGCGCGATAAAAGATTTAACGGACGAGCTTAGCGCGCTTGCGGCCTCGCAGGATAAATTTAACGATTTCGCGCAAAAAATCATCCAAGATGGCGCAGAGGGAAACGAGAGCGCGACGCTGCAAGACAAGCTGCAAAATGCGGCTAGAAAGCTAAATTTCGCCCTGCAAATCGCCGATAAAGCGGGCTTTGAAGCAAAAAATAACTTAGATGAGGTCGGCAAGTTAATAAAGCAGCAAAACATCGCTCGCGCCGAGCTTGGCGCCGTGACGCCAAAAAGCGCCGAAGAGACGGCAAAGGTGCTACAAAACGACGTAAAAAGCGCGCTTTTAAATATGCAGTCAAAGTCCCCAGACGCTAGCCCAGTAAAAGACGCCGCCTCAAAGCTGCTCGCTCAAATCGAGATGCATCAGCTAGCCTCCGCGGTCGCAGGCGGCATGCAGACCTATTTACCGTACGTCTGGGAGGGCGTAGAGGGCGGAAACATCAGGTTTAAGCAGGGCAAAAAGCAAAAACACTACGCGCAAATCGATCTAAATTTTCAAAATTTCGGGCAGATCAACATCATGGTGGCGCTTAGCGAAAACAAATACATCGACCTTGCGATCGCGACGCAAAAAGAGGAGTTTAAGGAGCTAATTTTAAGCGGCGCGAAGGAGCTAAAAAAGGCTATCGGCGAGCAGGGTTTGATAGTATCGAATTTTAGCCTAAAAACTATGCCTAAACTGCGCCTTAGCGGCGTTTACGGCGGTCTGGATAGGCTTGATATGGGCTTTGATAAAAAGGCGTAA
- a CDS encoding FlhB-like flagellar biosynthesis protein, whose protein sequence is MAKVQKTKKAVALGYNRQKDNAPKVLATGSGEVAKNIINLAKSHDIPIKEDADLIEVLSKVDLNEEVPPNLYKAVAEIFNFLYQMTNKK, encoded by the coding sequence TTGGCGAAAGTACAAAAAACTAAAAAAGCCGTGGCTCTTGGCTACAACCGCCAAAAAGATAACGCGCCTAAGGTGCTAGCTACGGGTTCTGGCGAAGTGGCGAAAAATATCATAAACCTAGCCAAATCCCACGACATACCGATCAAAGAGGACGCCGATCTAATCGAGGTTCTAAGTAAGGTCGATCTAAACGAGGAAGTCCCGCCAAATCTATATAAAGCAGTCGCCGAAATCTTTAACTTTTTGTATCAAATGACGAATAAAAAATAG
- a CDS encoding CheB methylesterase domain-containing protein has protein sequence MKQKLVLVGASTGGPGHLKRLFKGLELNGASVVIAQHMSLAFIPSFISQFDKECAAQVVMLGAPVQLKSAIYICEKNSEIISASPLTAGMCSPMKETTYNPNVDVLFHSGVQACKFADVMAILLTGIGDDGARGLNELYKAGAKCIAENEESAIVYGMPKRAKEINANLRSLPIGGIRAELERFLHA, from the coding sequence TTGAAACAAAAACTGGTCTTAGTCGGCGCCTCGACGGGCGGTCCGGGACATTTAAAAAGGCTTTTTAAAGGACTTGAGCTAAACGGAGCTAGCGTCGTTATCGCGCAGCATATGAGCCTGGCTTTCATCCCTAGTTTTATCTCGCAGTTTGACAAAGAGTGCGCGGCGCAGGTCGTGATGCTAGGCGCGCCCGTGCAGCTAAAAAGCGCGATATATATCTGCGAGAAAAACTCCGAGATAATCTCTGCTAGCCCCCTAACGGCCGGCATGTGCTCGCCTATGAAAGAGACCACGTATAACCCGAACGTAGACGTGCTTTTTCACTCGGGCGTGCAGGCTTGCAAATTTGCCGACGTCATGGCGATCCTGTTAACTGGCATCGGCGACGACGGCGCGCGCGGGCTAAACGAGCTATATAAAGCCGGCGCTAAATGTATCGCCGAAAACGAGGAGAGCGCGATCGTCTACGGCATGCCAAAACGCGCGAAAGAAATCAACGCAAATTTAAGGTCGCTACCCATCGGCGGTATAAGGGCGGAATTAGAAAGGTTTTTACATGCTTGA